One Nocardiopsis gilva YIM 90087 genomic window, TCGCGGCGAAAGACCACGCAACAGCGGTAACGCCCAATAGACGGCCGATCTGGCATAGCGTGGACGGTGCCACGAAGGACGCACATCGCCGCTGACGGAGAAACCCCCGAAGACGGAGGAACGAGGGACCATGTCGCACGAGGACGGCCAGCCCTGGGAGACGCCAGGGTCCTCTCCTGAGAACGACGGGGCACCACCGGTTCCTCCGACCCCCTCCGCACCTGCCCAGCAGGGCTGGGCGGCGCCCGGTGGTCCGCCGCCCGCACCGGATCCGTCCGCGCACGCCTCAGCGGCTGGTCATCCCCAGGGCCAGCCGCCCCAGGGCCAGCCGGGATGGGCGCCGCCCGGCGGTCCGCCGCCCGCGCCGCCGACCGGGTGGGCCGCGCCCGGCGGGCAGGGACCCGACGGAGCGGCCTATGGTGGCCACGGCGCCGCCGGCCCCGCCTACCAGCCGCCCTATGGCATGGCCGGTTCCGGACCGTATCCCGCCGCTCCCCCGGCTCCGATTCCCGGCGTCGTCGCGTTGCGCCCGCTCACCCTGGGCGACATCTTCAACGGCGCCTTCGGCTATATCCGGCACAACCCGAAGACCGTGTTCGGGCTGGCCGTCATCGTCATCGCGATCTTCAACATCGTCAGCGCCATCGGCATGGGCGGCTACGTCGCCGACTATGGCAGCTGGGTCGACACGCTCGCGACCGATCCGAGCGCGGACACCGACGTCCTGCCCGTCGCCCCGTGGACCCTCGTCACGATGTACGGCGGCGCCCTCCTCTCCTACGTCGGCCAGGTGGTCCTGACCGGCCTGCTGGCCGCCGTCGTCGGCCTGGCGGTCCTCGGCCGCAAGCTCACCATGGGCGAGGCCTGGCAGGCGGTGCGCGGCCGAATCAGCGCGGTGCTCCTCGTCGCCCTCCTCCTTTTCCTCATGGGCCTGGGCTGGACTCTCCTGCTCGTCGGCGTCCTCGCGGGCGCGATCGTGCTCGGCATCACCACCGGCAGCGACATCGCGGGCGTCGCGGCGTTCATCGGCGGATTCCTCGCCGTCGCGGCGCTGGGCGCGTGGATCTGGGTGCGCACTTCCCTCGCCATGCCCGTGGCCGTCCTGGAGCGGCTCGGCCCGGGCCGCTCCCTGGCCCGGTCCTGGCGAGTGACCCGCGGCAGCTGGTGGCGGGTCTTCGGCATCTTGCTGCTCTCCGGGCTGATCGTGGGAGTGGTGTCGGGCATCCTCTCCACGCCGTTCTCGCTGGTCGCGATGGTTCCGGCGGTCATCGCCCCCGGCGCGGCCTGGGTCTCCGTCGTCGGTGGCGCGGCGTCGTTCATCGGAACC contains:
- a CDS encoding glycerophosphoryl diester phosphodiesterase membrane domain-containing protein produces the protein MSHEDGQPWETPGSSPENDGAPPVPPTPSAPAQQGWAAPGGPPPAPDPSAHASAAGHPQGQPPQGQPGWAPPGGPPPAPPTGWAAPGGQGPDGAAYGGHGAAGPAYQPPYGMAGSGPYPAAPPAPIPGVVALRPLTLGDIFNGAFGYIRHNPKTVFGLAVIVIAIFNIVSAIGMGGYVADYGSWVDTLATDPSADTDVLPVAPWTLVTMYGGALLSYVGQVVLTGLLAAVVGLAVLGRKLTMGEAWQAVRGRISAVLLVALLLFLMGLGWTLLLVGVLAGAIVLGITTGSDIAGVAAFIGGFLAVAALGAWIWVRTSLAMPVAVLERLGPGRSLARSWRVTRGSWWRVFGILLLSGLIVGVVSGILSTPFSLVAMVPAVIAPGAAWVSVVGGAASFIGTVVSGALTIPFMVGVITLLYVDLRMRREGLDLKLQAAAQSGQAVDAGIYLPDPAPAYGAYPGPYPGPHSGGVPGAPA